From the genome of Proteus vulgaris, one region includes:
- the hda gene encoding DnaA inactivator Hda, protein MLLNTPSQLSLPLSLPDDETFDSFYAGENASLVAAIRTAIHQSHGSYIYFWSRDGGGKSHLLHAACAELSLNGDAVGYVPLDKRAYFVPDVLEGMEHLSLVCIDNVQCIAGDEEWELALFNLYNRVLEHGRTCLLITGDRPPRQIELQLPDLASRLDWGQIYRLQPLSDEEKIQALQLRAKLRGFELPEDVGRFVLKRLDRKMRTLFEMLDELDHASIVAQRKLTIPFVKDILKL, encoded by the coding sequence GTGCTTCTGAATACGCCGTCACAGCTATCATTACCACTATCTCTGCCCGATGACGAGACATTCGATAGCTTTTATGCAGGGGAAAACGCGTCATTAGTCGCGGCAATTCGAACCGCCATTCATCAATCTCATGGCAGTTATATCTATTTCTGGTCCCGTGACGGAGGTGGAAAGAGCCATCTATTACATGCTGCATGTGCTGAACTTTCATTAAATGGTGATGCTGTTGGGTATGTTCCGCTTGATAAACGAGCCTATTTTGTTCCCGATGTCCTTGAGGGCATGGAGCATTTATCATTAGTTTGTATTGATAATGTCCAATGTATTGCAGGTGATGAAGAGTGGGAACTCGCCTTATTTAATCTTTATAATCGAGTTTTAGAGCATGGTCGAACTTGTTTATTAATTACCGGGGATAGACCACCTCGCCAAATTGAATTACAACTTCCTGATTTAGCATCTCGTCTTGATTGGGGGCAAATTTACCGTTTGCAGCCATTAAGTGATGAAGAAAAAATTCAAGCATTACAATTAAGGGCAAAGCTTCGTGGTTTCGAATTACCTGAAGATGTAGGTCGCTTTGTGTTAAAACGTCTTGATAGAAAAATGCGGACACTCTTTGAAATGCTTGATGAACTTGATCACGCTTCTATTGTAGCTCAACGTAAACTCACTATTCCCTTCGTGAAAGATATTCTTAAACTATAG
- the purM gene encoding phosphoribosylformylglycinamidine cyclo-ligase gives MTNKSSLSYKDAGVDIDAGNALVDRIKGVVKETRRPEVMGGLGGFGALCAIPSKYREPILVSGTDGVGTKLRLAMDLNRHDDIGIDLVAMCVNDLIVQGAEPLFFLDYYATGKLDVDTAARVVTGIAEGCKQSGCALVGGETAEMPGMYHGNDYDIAGFCVGVVEKSEIIDGSKVKAGDALIALASSGPHSNGYSLVRKILEVSNTQADSTSLGDKSLADHLLAPTRIYVKSLLSLIENVDIHAVAHITGGGFWENIPRVLPENTQARIESHSWEWPIVFKWLQEAGQVSTHEMYRTFNCGVGLLIAVNPNDVEKTLAHLAKCGENAWLIGEIAPQAAGEAQVIIN, from the coding sequence GTGACTAACAAATCCTCTCTCAGCTATAAAGATGCCGGTGTCGATATTGATGCAGGTAATGCTTTAGTCGATCGTATCAAAGGTGTAGTAAAAGAAACTCGCCGTCCTGAAGTTATGGGGGGGTTAGGTGGTTTTGGTGCACTATGTGCAATTCCATCTAAATACCGCGAACCTATTTTAGTTTCAGGCACCGATGGTGTAGGTACAAAACTCCGCCTTGCGATGGATTTAAATCGCCATGATGACATCGGTATTGATTTAGTCGCAATGTGTGTCAACGATTTAATTGTTCAAGGCGCCGAACCCCTTTTCTTCCTTGACTACTATGCCACAGGAAAATTAGATGTCGATACCGCAGCACGAGTTGTAACAGGTATCGCTGAAGGTTGTAAACAATCAGGCTGTGCGTTAGTGGGTGGCGAAACAGCAGAAATGCCCGGTATGTATCATGGCAATGATTATGATATCGCAGGCTTTTGTGTTGGCGTGGTTGAAAAGTCAGAGATTATTGATGGCAGTAAAGTTAAAGCCGGTGATGCATTAATTGCTTTAGCATCCAGTGGCCCTCATTCTAATGGCTATTCATTAGTCAGAAAAATTCTTGAAGTCAGTAATACACAAGCAGATAGCACATCATTAGGTGACAAATCACTTGCTGATCACCTATTAGCGCCTACACGTATTTACGTGAAATCACTGCTGTCATTAATTGAGAATGTTGATATTCATGCAGTTGCACATATTACAGGTGGCGGTTTTTGGGAAAATATTCCTCGCGTACTACCTGAAAATACGCAAGCTCGCATCGAAAGTCACAGTTGGGAATGGCCGATTGTCTTCAAGTGGTTACAAGAAGCAGGACAAGTTAGCACACATGAAATGTACCGCACCTTTAACTGTGGTGTCGGACTATTAATTGCAGTTAACCCAAATGATGTTGAAAAAACATTAGCACACCTTGCAAAATGTGGTGAAAATGCATGGCTCATCGGTGAAATTGCACCACAAGCCGCAGGTGAAGCACAAGTTATTATTAACTAA
- a CDS encoding MFS transporter — protein sequence MNIVLRLKLVSFLQFFIWGSWLVTFASYLFGELHFKGSDVGLIFSALGLASLIAPVIMGFIADKINNRKLVFITLHIFSALALVLMSQMTTVTTLFFATLLHLLFFMPSISMANSIIFELLEQKHLEPNNYFPKIRVYGTVGFIAAMWVISFLGLGNSYHQLFVAAIASIILAVFAMFLPATKTVDKNEAKTEEVAFSLSNILQVFKKKNVVVFLFFATLLGSVLQITNTFGVPFLQDIAALPNADDSFFARYPSVFLSISQISEVVFILFLPLLLKRVRIETIVLFSMIAWILRFGFFAYGDYTSLGQIVLLLSMIVYGCAFDFFNISGSLFLEKEIPLQYRSTAQGMFMTLVNGFGTYLGAMLSGWVIDLYTTNGAVDWKSFWLIFTGYTVAITALYLIFLLVPQKKTKVVEAH from the coding sequence ATGAATATCGTACTTAGATTAAAACTTGTCTCATTCCTCCAGTTCTTTATATGGGGATCTTGGCTAGTAACATTTGCCTCGTACCTCTTTGGAGAACTGCATTTTAAAGGTAGTGATGTTGGGCTTATTTTCAGTGCTCTTGGGCTTGCCTCACTTATCGCACCTGTCATTATGGGATTTATTGCAGATAAAATAAACAACCGCAAATTAGTATTTATTACCCTGCATATTTTTTCCGCATTAGCATTAGTGTTAATGTCGCAAATGACGACTGTTACTACATTATTTTTTGCTACCCTGCTGCATTTATTATTCTTTATGCCAAGTATTTCAATGGCAAACAGCATCATCTTTGAACTGTTAGAGCAAAAACATTTAGAACCTAACAACTACTTTCCAAAGATCCGTGTTTACGGCACAGTCGGTTTTATCGCGGCCATGTGGGTTATTAGCTTCTTAGGTTTAGGTAATAGCTATCATCAACTCTTTGTGGCTGCGATTGCGTCTATTATTCTCGCTGTTTTTGCCATGTTCTTACCTGCAACAAAAACTGTTGATAAAAATGAAGCTAAAACAGAAGAAGTGGCATTTAGTCTTTCTAATATTTTGCAAGTTTTCAAAAAGAAAAACGTGGTTGTTTTCTTATTCTTCGCAACACTGTTAGGATCTGTTCTGCAAATTACGAATACTTTTGGTGTACCATTCCTGCAAGATATTGCAGCATTACCAAACGCTGATGATTCATTCTTTGCACGTTATCCTTCTGTATTCTTATCTATTTCGCAAATTTCAGAAGTTGTCTTTATTTTATTCCTACCTCTGTTACTAAAACGTGTAAGAATCGAAACTATTGTTTTATTTAGTATGATTGCTTGGATTTTACGTTTCGGTTTCTTTGCTTACGGCGACTACACATCATTGGGACAAATCGTCTTATTATTATCAATGATTGTGTATGGCTGTGCTTTCGACTTCTTTAATATTTCAGGTTCACTGTTCTTAGAAAAAGAGATCCCATTACAATATCGTTCCACTGCACAAGGTATGTTTATGACCTTAGTGAACGGTTTTGGTACTTATTTAGGTGCAATGTTAAGTGGCTGGGTCATTGACTTATATACCACAAATGGTGCTGTTGACTGGAAATCATTCTGGTTAATTTTCACAGGCTACACAGTTGCAATTACTGCACTTTATCTGATTTTCTTACTGGTACCTCAGAAGAAAACTAAAGTAGTAGAAGCACACTAA
- the purN gene encoding phosphoribosylglycinamide formyltransferase, which yields MKNIVVLISGNGSNLQAIIDACRAHKITGNVVAVFSNKADAFGLERAKKAEIPAYFVDPTEFNDRADYDKALIEKIDAYQPDIVVLAGFMRILSSYFVTHYQHKLLNIHPSLLPKYPGLHTHRQVLANKDSFHGVTVHFVTEELDGGPMIIQARIPVLPDDTEQSLQAKIQIEEYRIYPLAISWLAEDRLTMKNNQAFLDDIALFDSLD from the coding sequence ATGAAAAATATCGTTGTCCTTATTTCAGGAAACGGCAGCAACCTACAGGCGATTATTGACGCCTGTAGGGCACATAAAATCACAGGTAATGTGGTTGCTGTCTTCAGCAATAAAGCGGATGCTTTTGGCCTTGAACGAGCAAAAAAGGCTGAGATCCCAGCCTATTTTGTTGATCCAACCGAATTTAATGATAGAGCTGATTACGATAAAGCGCTAATAGAAAAAATTGATGCTTATCAGCCTGATATTGTAGTTTTAGCAGGTTTCATGCGCATTCTATCATCTTATTTTGTCACTCATTATCAGCATAAATTATTAAATATTCATCCTTCTTTGCTTCCTAAATATCCAGGGCTGCATACTCATCGCCAAGTTTTAGCAAATAAAGACTCTTTTCATGGTGTTACCGTCCATTTTGTTACAGAAGAACTTGACGGTGGCCCAATGATTATTCAGGCACGTATTCCTGTTTTGCCGGATGACACTGAACAATCATTACAAGCTAAAATACAAATAGAAGAGTATCGAATCTACCCATTAGCGATCAGCTGGTTAGCTGAAGACCGATTGACTATGAAGAATAATCAAGCTTTCCTTGATGATATCGCGTTGTTCGACAGCCTTGATTAA
- the arsC gene encoding arsenate reductase (glutaredoxin) (This arsenate reductase requires both glutathione and glutaredoxin to convert arsenate to arsenite, after which the efflux transporter formed by ArsA and ArsB can extrude the arsenite from the cell, providing resistance.): protein MTKKVTIYHNPRCSKSRETLHLLEEMQVTPEINLYLDTAPSVTEIKTLLKALGFDDARKLMRTKEEIYKTLKLADETSQDALIQAMHENPKLIERPIVIVGNKARLGRPPEQVKELFS, encoded by the coding sequence ATGACCAAGAAAGTGACGATTTATCATAATCCACGCTGTTCAAAAAGCCGTGAAACCTTACATTTATTAGAAGAAATGCAAGTAACCCCTGAGATTAATCTCTACTTAGACACAGCGCCTTCAGTAACAGAAATTAAAACACTTCTTAAAGCGCTAGGGTTTGATGATGCAAGAAAATTAATGCGTACAAAAGAAGAGATCTATAAAACACTCAAACTTGCTGACGAAACATCGCAAGATGCATTAATTCAAGCAATGCATGAAAATCCTAAACTTATTGAGCGCCCTATTGTGATTGTTGGGAATAAAGCCCGTTTAGGTCGCCCACCAGAGCAAGTGAAAGAGTTATTTAGCTAA
- the speG gene encoding spermidine N1-acetyltransferase, whose protein sequence is MSGGRKVPPIKLRPLEREDLSFVHQLDNNASVMRYWFEEPYEAFIELSDLYEKHIHDQSERRFIAESEGTKVGLVELVEIDYVHRRAEFQIIIAPAHQGHGYAARAAKLAMDYAFSVLNLYKLYLIVDKENAKAIHIYEKLGFKKEGDLIDEFFVNGAYRSAIRMCTFQAPYFEQKAKEAKPENFVKPGATIKQHV, encoded by the coding sequence ATGTCCGGTGGTAGGAAAGTTCCACCTATAAAATTACGTCCTCTCGAACGAGAAGATCTCTCTTTTGTCCATCAACTTGATAACAATGCCAGCGTTATGCGCTATTGGTTTGAAGAGCCTTATGAGGCTTTTATTGAGTTAAGTGACTTATATGAAAAACATATTCACGACCAAAGTGAACGCCGCTTTATTGCTGAAAGTGAAGGCACTAAAGTGGGACTTGTCGAGTTGGTTGAAATTGATTATGTTCATCGTCGTGCCGAATTCCAAATTATCATTGCACCTGCACATCAGGGTCATGGCTATGCCGCAAGAGCTGCAAAATTGGCGATGGATTATGCTTTTTCTGTACTTAATTTATACAAACTCTATTTAATCGTTGATAAAGAGAATGCTAAAGCGATTCATATTTATGAAAAGCTTGGCTTTAAAAAAGAAGGTGATTTAATAGATGAGTTTTTTGTTAACGGTGCCTATCGTTCTGCAATTAGAATGTGTACATTCCAAGCACCTTATTTTGAGCAAAAAGCCAAAGAAGCAAAACCCGAAAATTTTGTCAAACCGGGTGCGACTATTAAGCAACATGTCTGA
- a CDS encoding tetratricopeptide repeat protein: protein MKLRLKKPLVALLVSALLSTSVVPAHAAIDIEDSLPDMGTTAGSTLSINQEIAMGEYYTRQLRNSAPLVFDPLLSNYINNLGQKLVSNANSVKTPFHFYLVNNPNINAFAYFGGNIVLHSALFRYSRTESELASVMAHEITHVTQRHLARMLEDQAKTTPLALAGVLGSILIFMANPNAGLATFTGSMAGMQQNMITFTQMNEQEADRIGIQTLYRAGFDPKGMPDFMQILADQVRYSSKPPEMLLTHPLPDSRLSDARSRASQYPARQLPQSADFLFAKMRVLTMLNKNPTADNAFQTTLDQFKQGTTLEKLAANYAQILIYSRDRKFDDARKLLTPMLEKEPNNIWLIDAMTDIDLEQNRASDAVARLQLALKQNPNNNVIIANLANSYIHNKQYNEANRLLYRYTFDNPNDPIGWQLMAENSAKQGDRAHELAAYAEDLALRGDFETAIRYLGDASRQVKLGSNDQARFDARIDQLRKIQQRDSQFK from the coding sequence ATGAAACTCAGACTTAAAAAACCATTAGTCGCGCTTCTTGTTTCTGCGCTGCTATCAACATCAGTAGTACCAGCACATGCTGCGATTGATATTGAAGATTCTTTACCTGATATGGGAACCACTGCAGGTTCAACGCTAAGTATTAATCAAGAAATCGCTATGGGTGAGTACTATACTCGCCAACTGCGAAATAGTGCACCATTAGTTTTTGACCCCTTACTTTCTAACTACATTAATAATTTAGGGCAGAAACTCGTTTCTAATGCCAACTCAGTAAAAACCCCTTTTCACTTTTATTTAGTTAATAACCCCAATATTAACGCCTTTGCTTATTTTGGGGGAAACATTGTTTTACATTCCGCACTCTTTCGCTATAGCCGAACTGAAAGTGAATTAGCCTCTGTTATGGCTCACGAAATCACGCATGTTACTCAACGTCATTTAGCACGAATGCTAGAAGATCAGGCAAAAACAACCCCTCTTGCACTTGCTGGCGTATTAGGTTCTATTTTGATATTTATGGCCAATCCCAACGCTGGGCTTGCAACCTTTACGGGGAGTATGGCGGGGATGCAGCAGAATATGATCACGTTTACACAAATGAACGAGCAAGAGGCAGATCGTATTGGAATTCAAACACTCTATCGAGCTGGATTTGATCCCAAAGGGATGCCTGATTTTATGCAAATTCTTGCAGACCAAGTTCGCTATAGTTCTAAACCGCCTGAAATGTTATTAACGCACCCCTTACCGGATAGCCGATTATCCGATGCAAGAAGCCGAGCTAGCCAATATCCTGCGCGCCAACTTCCTCAGTCAGCAGATTTTCTGTTTGCTAAAATGCGTGTATTAACCATGCTAAATAAAAATCCCACCGCGGATAATGCATTTCAAACAACGCTTGATCAGTTTAAGCAAGGTACTACGCTTGAAAAATTAGCGGCTAACTATGCACAAATACTCATTTACTCTCGTGATCGTAAATTTGATGACGCAAGAAAATTACTCACTCCAATGTTAGAAAAAGAGCCTAATAATATTTGGCTTATTGATGCAATGACAGATATCGATTTAGAACAAAATCGGGCAAGTGATGCTGTCGCAAGATTGCAATTGGCATTAAAGCAGAACCCTAATAACAACGTTATTATTGCTAACTTGGCTAATTCTTATATACATAATAAACAATATAACGAAGCTAATCGTCTGCTTTATCGTTATACCTTTGATAATCCAAATGATCCTATTGGCTGGCAATTAATGGCAGAAAACTCAGCTAAACAAGGTGATAGAGCTCATGAATTAGCGGCTTATGCGGAAGATTTAGCACTCCGAGGTGACTTTGAAACAGCGATCCGTTATTTAGGTGATGCAAGCAGACAAGTTAAACTGGGCAGTAACGACCAAGCACGCTTTGATGCACGTATTGACCAGTTAAGAAAAATACAGCAAAGAGACAGTCAATTTAAATAA
- the upp gene encoding uracil phosphoribosyltransferase, giving the protein MKIVEVKHPLIQHKLGLMRDHDISTKRFRELASEVSSLLTYEATADLATETVTIEGWCGPVEIEQIKGKKITVVPILRAGIGMMDGVLENIPSARISVVGVYRDEETLKPVPYFQKLASNIEERMALVVDPMLATGGSMIATIDLLKNAGCTSIKVLVLVAAPEGIKALEEAHPDVELYTASVDSHLNEHGYIVPGLGDAGDKIFGTK; this is encoded by the coding sequence ATGAAGATCGTTGAGGTAAAACACCCACTCATTCAACATAAATTGGGGCTGATGCGAGATCATGATATAAGCACTAAGCGCTTTCGTGAACTGGCTTCAGAAGTTTCCAGTCTACTGACGTATGAAGCTACCGCCGATTTAGCAACAGAGACGGTAACAATTGAAGGTTGGTGTGGTCCGGTAGAGATAGAACAGATTAAAGGAAAAAAAATCACAGTAGTTCCTATCCTCCGTGCAGGTATCGGGATGATGGATGGAGTATTAGAAAATATTCCTAGTGCCCGAATCAGTGTTGTTGGCGTTTACCGCGATGAAGAAACCTTAAAACCCGTCCCTTACTTCCAGAAATTAGCATCCAATATTGAAGAGCGTATGGCTCTTGTTGTTGACCCTATGTTAGCAACAGGCGGCTCTATGATTGCCACAATTGATTTATTAAAAAATGCGGGCTGTACTTCAATTAAAGTATTAGTACTGGTTGCTGCTCCAGAAGGTATTAAGGCATTAGAAGAAGCTCATCCAGATGTGGAGTTATACACTGCATCGGTTGATAGCCATCTTAATGAGCATGGGTACATCGTTCCAGGTCTTGGCGATGCTGGTGATAAGATATTTGGTACAAAATAA
- a CDS encoding mechanosensitive ion channel family protein yields the protein MEKLIEVYDFITSKQIFTTIFLVVVLLVVWFLAKMIFRRIAKRLLFLFTELSDEETIEDIAKKSASIVAVTLVLYINQLLPSFSHEMNVIFETVARAFIIINIASLLNNALDIFNIRHAKKAWHRNNSIKGYIEIAKIVVWIISFILIIALFTEQSPLIIISSFGAIAAVLMFVFQHTLISFVANILISNGKVLKLYDWIELPSSNISGEVIDIALHTITVRNWDNTISRIPTKDFLTEKYTNWQPMFSSGGRRIKRSFYIDQSSISFATEELVLELKNTAHLRKSIETMLEGKEEEIGDINAWLETKGVTNLQLFRKYMLNWIKMRGDVRPDMYLVIRTMPPTPMGLPVELYCFTRATTWVEYEETQSEIFEYINASAKYFKLDIYQQPSGNDVAKLKFR from the coding sequence ATGGAAAAACTCATTGAAGTTTATGATTTCATAACATCAAAGCAGATATTTACCACAATATTCTTAGTTGTTGTGTTGCTGGTGGTATGGTTTCTCGCCAAGATGATTTTCCGTCGGATTGCAAAGCGATTGCTTTTTTTATTTACTGAACTTTCAGATGAAGAAACGATAGAAGACATTGCTAAAAAGAGTGCTTCTATAGTTGCAGTAACATTAGTTCTTTATATTAATCAGTTATTACCATCTTTTTCACATGAGATGAATGTTATCTTTGAGACGGTTGCTCGTGCTTTTATTATTATCAATATTGCCTCATTGCTTAATAATGCTCTCGATATTTTTAACATTAGACATGCCAAAAAGGCGTGGCATCGGAATAATTCCATTAAAGGTTATATTGAAATTGCCAAAATCGTCGTTTGGATAATTTCTTTTATCCTGATCATTGCACTTTTTACTGAACAATCACCACTTATTATTATCTCAAGTTTTGGTGCTATTGCTGCGGTATTAATGTTTGTTTTTCAACATACTCTTATCTCATTTGTTGCCAACATTCTTATTTCTAACGGTAAAGTTTTAAAGCTTTATGATTGGATAGAACTGCCAAGTAGTAATATCAGTGGTGAGGTGATTGATATCGCATTACACACTATCACAGTCCGTAATTGGGATAACACGATTTCACGTATTCCGACAAAGGATTTTTTGACAGAAAAATATACTAACTGGCAACCGATGTTTTCATCTGGAGGGCGTCGGATTAAACGTAGCTTTTATATTGACCAATCTTCGATTTCATTTGCAACGGAAGAATTAGTCCTTGAATTAAAAAATACTGCACATCTTCGTAAGAGCATAGAAACAATGCTTGAAGGCAAAGAAGAAGAAATTGGTGATATTAATGCATGGCTAGAAACAAAAGGGGTGACCAATTTACAGTTATTTAGAAAGTACATGTTAAATTGGATAAAAATGCGTGGTGATGTTAGGCCTGATATGTATTTAGTGATAAGAACAATGCCACCAACACCCATGGGATTACCCGTAGAGTTATACTGTTTTACCAGAGCGACAACATGGGTAGAATATGAAGAAACGCAATCTGAGATTTTTGAGTATATAAATGCATCAGCTAAATATTTTAAGCTTGATATTTATCAGCAGCCTTCAGGTAATGATGTCGCGAAATTAAAATTCAGATAA
- the uraA gene encoding uracil permease, whose amino-acid sequence MTRRAIGVEERPPLLQTIPLSLQHLFAMFGATVLVPILFKVNPATILLFNGIGTLLYLFICKGRIPAYLGSSFAFISPVLLLLPLGYELALGGFIVCGVLFCLVAGIVKIAGRGWINVMFPPAAMGAIVAVIGLELAGTAAGMAGLLPSADAPVDNQTLLISMVTLGVTILGSVMFRGFLAIIPILIGVLAGYALSFFLGVVDVTPIKEANWFALPTFYSPRFEWSAIFIILPAALVVIAEHVGHLVVTANIVQRDLMKNPGLHRSMFANGFSTIISGFFGSTPNTTYGENIGVMAITKVYSSWVIGGAAIFAILLSCVGKLAAAIAAVPVPVMGGVSLLLYGVIGASGIRVLLDSKVDYNKPQNLILTAIILIVGVSGASIHIGAAELKGMALATVVGIVLSLIFKLVSVVRPESEFVDNTIESVSGTANKK is encoded by the coding sequence ATGACTCGTCGTGCAATCGGGGTAGAAGAGCGCCCACCATTATTACAAACAATTCCGTTGAGCCTTCAGCATCTGTTTGCAATGTTTGGCGCTACCGTACTTGTGCCAATATTATTTAAAGTTAATCCGGCAACAATATTGCTATTTAACGGGATCGGAACCCTGCTTTATCTCTTTATTTGTAAAGGACGCATTCCTGCATATTTAGGTTCAAGTTTTGCGTTTATCTCACCTGTACTTTTGCTGTTACCATTAGGGTATGAATTAGCACTAGGGGGATTCATCGTCTGTGGCGTGTTATTTTGTCTTGTGGCAGGTATTGTAAAAATAGCAGGGCGAGGCTGGATTAATGTGATGTTCCCACCTGCGGCAATGGGCGCAATCGTTGCCGTTATTGGTTTAGAGTTAGCAGGAACCGCAGCAGGAATGGCGGGTTTATTACCAAGTGCAGATGCACCAGTTGATAATCAAACATTGCTTATCTCTATGGTTACTTTAGGTGTCACTATTTTAGGTTCAGTGATGTTTAGAGGATTCCTTGCAATTATTCCTATTCTTATAGGGGTATTAGCGGGTTATGCACTTTCTTTCTTCTTAGGGGTTGTTGATGTAACGCCTATTAAAGAAGCTAATTGGTTTGCACTACCAACATTCTATTCACCACGTTTTGAATGGAGTGCTATCTTTATTATTCTTCCTGCGGCATTAGTGGTTATTGCTGAACACGTTGGTCACCTTGTTGTGACAGCAAATATTGTGCAACGCGATTTAATGAAAAATCCGGGCTTACATCGTTCAATGTTCGCAAACGGTTTCTCCACCATTATTTCTGGTTTTTTTGGTTCAACGCCAAATACCACATATGGTGAAAATATTGGTGTTATGGCAATTACCAAAGTCTATAGCTCGTGGGTTATTGGTGGCGCAGCAATATTTGCAATCTTATTATCCTGTGTGGGTAAATTAGCCGCCGCTATTGCTGCTGTTCCTGTTCCAGTGATGGGTGGAGTATCTTTATTACTTTATGGTGTCATTGGTGCATCAGGTATTCGTGTTTTGTTAGATTCAAAAGTGGATTACAACAAACCGCAAAACTTGATATTAACTGCCATTATTCTGATTGTTGGTGTGAGTGGTGCTTCAATTCACATTGGTGCGGCTGAATTAAAAGGTATGGCTTTAGCAACAGTAGTGGGTATTGTTTTAAGCTTAATCTTTAAATTAGTCAGTGTGGTTCGACCTGAATCAGAATTTGTAGATAACACGATTGAATCAGTCAGTGGTACAGCAAATAAAAAATAA